In Eupeodes corollae chromosome 3, idEupCoro1.1, whole genome shotgun sequence, a single genomic region encodes these proteins:
- the LOC129951714 gene encoding A disintegrin and metalloproteinase with thrombospondin motifs 15-like, with product MKVNDMPTSLYHTLVRKKRSFVDKQLFTMEVLVAVDKSMSEFHKSDLNSYILTLISVVSNIFSDASIGNSINISVPTIVLLKDDINMSRGKKTTSASQLLKHFCSFLHKKRIHYDTAIMLTRDQICRNEGEAKCDTLGLAELGTVCKSYSCSIVQDNGLPAAFTIAHELGHM from the exons ATGAAAGTGAATGATATGCCCACAAGCTTATATCACACACTAGTCAGAAAAAAGCGAAGTTTTGTTGATAAACAATTGTTTACAATGGAAGTTTTAGTCGCAGTAGACAAATCGATGAGTGAATTTCATAAATCGGATTTGAATTCTTACATTCTTACACTTATATCTGTT GTTTCTAATATATTTTCCGACGCAAGTATaggaaattcaataaatatttcgGTTCCTACGATTGTATTGCTTAAAGATGATATAAATATGTCACGCGgtaaaaaaa CTACATCAGCATCTCAActacttaaacatttttgttcttttttacacaaaaaacgCATTCATTATGACACTGCGATCATGCTCACAAG GGATCAGATTTGTCGAAATGAAGGTGAAGCTAAGTGTGATACTCTTGGCCTTGCAGAACTTGGGACAGtatgcaaaagttattcttgttCAATTGTGCAGGATAATGGACTTCCTGCTGCTTTTACAATTGCTCATGAACTTGGACATATGTAA